The Amycolatopsis sp. 195334CR genome window below encodes:
- the rpmB gene encoding 50S ribosomal protein L28 has product MAAVCDVCGKGPGFGKSVSHSHRRTSRRWNPNIQTVHAKIGLSQRKRLNVCTSCIKAGKVVRG; this is encoded by the coding sequence GTGGCTGCCGTGTGCGACGTCTGTGGCAAGGGACCCGGCTTCGGTAAGTCGGTCTCACACTCCCACCGGCGGACCAGTCGCCGGTGGAACCCGAACATCCAGACCGTGCACGCCAAGATCGGTCTGTCCCAGCGCAAGCGCCTCAACGTGTGCACCTCGTGCATCAAGGCGGGCAAGGTCGTCCGAGGCTGA
- a CDS encoding Lrp/AsnC family transcriptional regulator: protein MVHAYILIQTEVGKAASVAAEISGIPGVTTSEDVTGPYDVIVRAAADNVDQLGQLVVAKVQNVEGITRTLTCPVVHL, encoded by the coding sequence GTGGTCCACGCATACATCCTCATCCAGACCGAGGTCGGCAAGGCCGCGTCCGTCGCGGCGGAGATCTCGGGCATTCCCGGGGTCACCACCTCCGAGGACGTGACCGGCCCCTACGACGTGATCGTCCGGGCCGCCGCGGACAACGTCGACCAGCTCGGCCAGCTGGTGGTGGCGAAGGTGCAGAACGTGGAGGGGATCACCCGCACGCTGACCTGCCCCGTGGTGCACCTCTGA
- a CDS encoding DUF3515 domain-containing protein gives MPQFDTETGAPPRLLIVIAATLAVALAAGVAVFGLLTGSADEPAQAGGTGPLPLVPVPAPQSGAPECATLLAALPGELTSNGEKLAKRELAQPAPPSTTAWGADPIVLRCGLDQPAELTRTAQLRVINSVQWLPVAVEGTTTWFLADRAVYVALTVPDSAGTGPLQEISDAVAGALPPVPLRFSDG, from the coding sequence GTGCCCCAGTTCGACACCGAGACCGGTGCCCCGCCCCGGCTGCTGATCGTGATCGCCGCGACCCTGGCGGTCGCGCTCGCCGCCGGGGTGGCGGTGTTCGGCCTGCTCACCGGCTCGGCCGACGAGCCTGCCCAGGCCGGCGGGACCGGCCCGCTGCCGCTGGTGCCGGTCCCGGCCCCGCAGTCGGGCGCGCCCGAGTGCGCCACCCTGCTGGCCGCGCTGCCCGGTGAACTGACCTCCAACGGCGAGAAGCTGGCCAAGCGCGAGCTGGCCCAGCCCGCTCCCCCGTCGACCACCGCCTGGGGCGCCGACCCGATCGTGTTGCGTTGTGGTCTGGACCAGCCGGCCGAGCTGACCAGGACGGCGCAGCTGCGGGTGATCAACTCCGTGCAGTGGCTGCCGGTGGCGGTGGAGGGCACCACCACCTGGTTCCTCGCCGACCGGGCCGTGTACGTCGCGCTGACCGTGCCCGACAGCGCCGGAACCGGTCCGCTGCAGGAGATCTCCGACGCGGTCGCCGGCGCGCTGCCGCCGGTCCCGCTGCGCTTCTCCGACGGTTGA
- a CDS encoding GNAT family N-acetyltransferase, which produces MEIRVTAYDHPDAQKLIAEVQQEYVVRYGSPDESPVRPEEFAPPHGLFLVGYLDGVPVATGAWRVRDGAEAPLCDGDAEIKRMYVTGAARGRGLARAMLAELERTALAAGRRRVVLETGTEQPEAIELYRSSGYLEMDGFGYYAGTAESRYYRKALTG; this is translated from the coding sequence GTGGAGATCCGGGTGACCGCCTACGACCATCCCGACGCGCAGAAGCTGATCGCGGAGGTGCAGCAGGAGTACGTGGTGCGGTACGGGTCGCCGGACGAGAGCCCGGTGCGCCCGGAGGAGTTCGCCCCGCCGCACGGGCTCTTCCTGGTCGGTTACCTCGACGGCGTCCCGGTGGCGACCGGTGCCTGGCGCGTCCGCGACGGCGCGGAGGCCCCGTTGTGCGACGGCGACGCGGAGATCAAGCGCATGTACGTCACCGGTGCCGCGCGCGGCCGCGGGCTCGCGCGGGCCATGCTCGCCGAGCTGGAGCGCACCGCGCTGGCCGCCGGGCGGCGGCGGGTGGTGCTGGAGACCGGTACCGAGCAGCCCGAGGCGATCGAGCTGTACCGGTCGAGCGGCTACCTGGAGATGGACGGCTTCGGTTACTACGCCGGGACGGCGGAAAGCCGGTACTACCGCAAGGCCCTGACGGGCTGA
- a CDS encoding uracil-DNA glycosylase, producing the protein MTARPLHEIVEAGWAKALAPVEGNIARMGEFLRAEIAADRTYLPAGENVLRAFKQPFDEVRVLVVGQDPYPTPGHAIGLSFAVAPEVRPLPKSLVNIYKEYAEDLGHPLPTNGDLTPWAEQGVLLLNRALTVRPGKPNSHQGKGWEEVTEQAIKALAERGGPLVAILWGSNARKLKPLLGGVPCVESVHPSPLSAHNGFFGSRPFSRVNDLLVQQGAQPVDWKLP; encoded by the coding sequence GTGACCGCACGACCGCTGCACGAGATCGTCGAAGCAGGCTGGGCGAAGGCCCTCGCTCCGGTGGAGGGGAACATCGCCAGGATGGGCGAGTTCCTCCGGGCGGAGATCGCCGCCGACCGCACCTACCTCCCGGCCGGGGAGAACGTCCTGCGGGCGTTCAAGCAACCGTTCGACGAGGTGCGAGTGCTCGTCGTCGGCCAGGACCCGTACCCGACGCCGGGGCACGCCATCGGGCTGTCCTTCGCCGTCGCGCCGGAGGTCCGGCCGCTGCCGAAGAGCCTGGTGAACATCTACAAGGAGTACGCCGAGGACCTCGGCCACCCGCTGCCGACCAACGGCGACCTGACGCCGTGGGCCGAGCAGGGGGTGCTGCTGCTCAACCGCGCCCTCACCGTGCGCCCCGGCAAGCCGAACTCCCATCAGGGCAAGGGCTGGGAGGAGGTCACCGAGCAGGCGATCAAGGCACTGGCCGAACGCGGTGGCCCGCTGGTGGCGATCCTGTGGGGCAGCAACGCCCGCAAGCTCAAGCCGCTGCTGGGTGGCGTGCCGTGCGTGGAGTCGGTGCACCCGAGCCCGCTGTCCGCGCACAACGGCTTCTTCGGCTCACGCCCGTTCAGCCGGGTGAACGACCTCCTGGTCCAGCAGGGCGCACAGCCCGTGGACTGGAAGCTCCCGTAG
- a CDS encoding thiamine-phosphate kinase, protein MPRDTPEEQTVAQTGEFGLIRALTESREQPPFTLLGPGDDAALVAAPDGRVVASTDVLVQGVHFRLDWSTPEQVGRKAVAVNLADIAAMGALPSAVLVGFACPGDTPASVLTGITEGMWAEAERAGIGVVGGDVVRSDTLVVSITALGDLNGLPPVTRSGARPGDVVAVCGRLGWAASGLMVLGRGFRSPVGVVNAHRYPEPPYAAGPAAASAGATSMIDVSDGLLSDLGHIAKASGVGIDVRTEALQPDQRLQEVAAALGADAQQWVLTGGEDHALAGTFPPHADLPAGWRRIGAVTMPESGVTVDGKPHVTEETGWEHWKTS, encoded by the coding sequence GTGCCGCGGGACACACCCGAAGAGCAGACCGTGGCGCAGACGGGTGAGTTCGGCCTGATCCGCGCGCTCACCGAGAGCCGGGAGCAGCCGCCGTTCACGCTGCTCGGGCCGGGGGACGACGCCGCTTTGGTGGCCGCGCCCGACGGCCGGGTGGTGGCCAGCACCGACGTGCTGGTGCAGGGGGTGCACTTCCGGCTGGACTGGTCGACGCCGGAGCAGGTGGGCCGCAAGGCGGTGGCGGTGAACCTGGCCGACATCGCCGCGATGGGCGCGCTGCCCAGTGCCGTGCTGGTCGGGTTCGCCTGCCCGGGGGACACCCCGGCGTCGGTGCTGACCGGGATCACCGAGGGCATGTGGGCCGAGGCCGAACGGGCCGGGATCGGCGTGGTCGGCGGGGACGTGGTCCGGTCGGACACGCTTGTGGTGAGCATCACGGCACTGGGTGATCTCAACGGGCTGCCGCCGGTGACCAGGTCGGGGGCCCGCCCCGGCGACGTGGTCGCGGTGTGCGGGCGGCTGGGCTGGGCGGCGTCCGGGCTGATGGTGCTCGGCCGCGGTTTCCGGTCGCCGGTCGGGGTGGTCAACGCCCACCGCTACCCCGAGCCGCCGTACGCGGCCGGGCCCGCCGCGGCGTCGGCCGGGGCCACCTCGATGATCGACGTCTCCGACGGCCTGCTGTCCGACCTCGGGCACATCGCGAAGGCGTCCGGGGTCGGCATCGACGTGCGCACCGAGGCGCTCCAGCCGGACCAGCGCCTGCAGGAGGTGGCTGCCGCGCTCGGGGCCGACGCGCAGCAGTGGGTGCTCACCGGCGGCGAGGACCACGCGCTCGCGGGCACCTTCCCACCGCACGCCGATCTGCCCGCCGGCTGGCGCCGGATCGGTGCGGTGACCATGCCCGAGTCCGGCGTGACCGTCGACGGCAAGCCGCATGTGACCGAGGAAACCGGCTGGGAGCACTGGAAAACCAGTTAG
- a CDS encoding D-alanine--D-alanine ligase family protein, with product MSPAKTRVAVVFGGRSTEHTISCVSAGSVLANLDPERFEIVPIGITREGGWVLGTSDPERLRIDGDRLPVVSEGRSLVLTGDRTSRELVSLDAGVDAIGAVDVIFPVLHGAFGEDGTIQGLLELADVPYVGAGVLASATAMDKEFAKKLLAAEGLPGGDYAVLRRGQSTLPEAERERLGLPVFVKPARAGSSIGISKVTDWSQLDAAIALARETDPKVLVEAAVVGREVECGVLEFPDGRVEASLPAEIRVLATDESAWYDFETKYLGEAAELDIPAKLDDQVTERLREMAVAAFHALDCQGLARVDFFVGADGTLTINEVNTMPGFTTTSAYPKMWAVTGVDYPTLLSTLVDTALARGTGLR from the coding sequence ATGAGCCCAGCCAAGACGCGGGTCGCCGTGGTGTTCGGCGGCCGCAGCACCGAGCACACCATCTCCTGCGTTTCGGCGGGCAGTGTGCTGGCGAACCTGGACCCCGAGCGGTTCGAGATCGTGCCCATCGGCATCACCCGCGAGGGCGGCTGGGTGCTCGGCACGAGCGACCCGGAGCGCCTGCGGATCGACGGCGACCGGCTGCCCGTGGTGTCCGAGGGGCGGAGCCTGGTGCTCACCGGCGACCGGACCAGCCGCGAACTGGTGTCGCTGGACGCCGGGGTGGACGCGATCGGCGCGGTGGACGTGATCTTCCCGGTGCTGCACGGCGCCTTCGGTGAGGACGGCACCATCCAGGGCCTGCTGGAACTGGCCGACGTGCCGTACGTGGGGGCGGGCGTGCTCGCCAGCGCCACCGCGATGGACAAGGAGTTCGCCAAGAAGCTGCTCGCCGCCGAGGGCCTGCCCGGCGGCGACTACGCGGTGCTCCGGCGTGGACAGTCCACTTTGCCCGAAGCCGAGCGCGAACGCCTCGGCCTGCCGGTGTTCGTGAAGCCGGCCAGGGCCGGGTCCTCGATCGGGATCAGCAAGGTGACCGACTGGTCCCAGCTGGACGCCGCGATCGCGCTGGCCCGCGAGACCGACCCGAAGGTGCTGGTGGAGGCCGCGGTGGTCGGCCGCGAGGTCGAGTGCGGGGTGCTGGAGTTCCCCGACGGGCGGGTCGAAGCCTCGCTGCCCGCCGAGATCCGCGTGCTGGCCACGGACGAAAGCGCCTGGTACGACTTCGAAACCAAGTACCTCGGCGAGGCCGCGGAGCTGGACATCCCGGCGAAGCTGGACGACCAGGTGACCGAACGCCTGCGGGAGATGGCGGTGGCCGCCTTCCACGCGCTGGACTGCCAGGGCCTGGCCAGGGTGGACTTCTTCGTCGGCGCCGACGGCACGCTCACCATCAACGAGGTGAACACCATGCCCGGCTTCACCACCACCTCGGCCTACCCGAAGATGTGGGCGGTGACCGGGGTGGACTACCCGACCCTGCTGTCCACTTTGGTCGACACCGCCCTGGCCCGCGGCACCGGCCTCCGCTGA
- a CDS encoding gamma carbonic anhydrase family protein gives MAIYALGDLVPDIHPDAYVHPDATLIGDVRIRAFASVWPQAVLRGDNGYIEIGERSNVQDGCVIHCTEQHPTVLGPSSAMGHSVHVEGAVIGTGCLVASGSVVLNGSEIEDGGMVGAGAVLSYGSKVAAGEIALGVPAKTRENKSFGPEMIEAVVASYVGRAARFRAELRLLS, from the coding sequence GTGGCGATCTACGCACTCGGTGACCTGGTGCCCGACATCCACCCCGACGCCTACGTGCACCCCGACGCGACCCTGATCGGCGACGTCCGGATCCGCGCGTTCGCCTCGGTGTGGCCGCAGGCCGTGCTGCGCGGGGACAACGGGTACATCGAGATCGGCGAGCGGTCCAACGTGCAGGACGGGTGCGTGATCCACTGCACCGAGCAGCACCCGACGGTGCTCGGCCCGTCGTCCGCGATGGGGCATTCGGTGCACGTCGAGGGCGCGGTGATCGGCACCGGCTGCCTGGTCGCCTCCGGTTCGGTGGTGCTGAACGGCAGCGAGATCGAGGACGGCGGCATGGTCGGCGCGGGTGCCGTGCTGTCGTACGGGTCGAAGGTGGCCGCCGGCGAGATCGCGCTCGGCGTGCCGGCGAAGACGCGGGAGAACAAGTCGTTCGGCCCGGAGATGATCGAAGCCGTGGTCGCCAGCTACGTCGGCCGGGCGGCGCGCTTCCGCGCGGAACTCCGTTTGCTTAGCTGA
- a CDS encoding right-handed parallel beta-helix repeat-containing protein, with product MRAGVTAVVVSAALAALTLPGTASAAVVTVQTGAELSSALSTVKPGDTIQLAAGKTFTGNFKAPVSGTASARITLKGPRDAVLKASGGRGLELTGSYWNIEGFTITGGQKGLMALGVRHTVVSGLRVHHIGHEAIHFQHGSTDNVVRDSEISDTGTQTPDYGEGIYIGSAKSNWPGGTPDRSDRNKALDNRIGPNVAAEAIDVKEGTSDGELSGNTFDGTGQQGANSGDSWVDVKGNGYRVTNNKGSKVFVTTKSYGGFEVHTQLAGWGENNTFAGNTADVQSAGAYGFYIHKKDLGNKVCASNTVTNAGKGFSNIPATDGC from the coding sequence ATGCGTGCAGGCGTCACCGCAGTTGTTGTTTCCGCCGCGCTCGCGGCGCTCACCCTTCCCGGCACCGCCTCGGCGGCGGTCGTCACCGTGCAGACCGGCGCGGAGCTGAGCAGCGCACTGTCCACAGTGAAGCCGGGCGACACCATCCAGCTGGCCGCGGGCAAGACGTTCACCGGCAACTTCAAGGCACCGGTCAGCGGTACCGCGAGCGCCAGGATCACCCTGAAGGGCCCGCGCGACGCGGTGCTCAAGGCGTCCGGCGGCCGTGGTCTCGAACTGACCGGCAGCTACTGGAACATAGAGGGCTTCACCATCACCGGCGGGCAGAAGGGCCTGATGGCGCTGGGCGTGCGCCACACCGTCGTGTCCGGCCTGCGGGTGCACCACATCGGCCACGAGGCCATCCACTTCCAGCACGGCAGCACCGACAACGTGGTGCGCGACTCGGAGATCAGCGACACCGGCACGCAGACGCCGGACTACGGCGAGGGCATCTACATCGGCTCGGCGAAGAGCAACTGGCCGGGCGGTACGCCGGATCGCAGCGACCGCAACAAGGCGCTGGACAACCGGATCGGGCCGAACGTGGCCGCCGAGGCGATCGACGTCAAGGAGGGCACCAGCGACGGCGAACTGTCCGGCAACACCTTCGACGGCACCGGGCAGCAGGGCGCGAACTCCGGTGACAGCTGGGTGGACGTGAAGGGCAACGGCTACCGCGTGACGAACAACAAGGGCAGCAAGGTCTTCGTCACCACCAAGAGCTACGGCGGGTTCGAGGTGCACACGCAGCTGGCCGGCTGGGGCGAGAACAACACCTTCGCCGGGAACACCGCCGATGTGCAGTCAGCCGGGGCGTACGGCTTCTACATCCACAAGAAGGACCTGGGGAACAAGGTCTGCGCCAGCAACACGGTCACCAACGCGGGCAAGGGCTTCAGCAACATCCCCGCCACCGACGGCTGCTGA